In Janibacter sp. CX7, a single genomic region encodes these proteins:
- the aceE gene encoding pyruvate dehydrogenase (acetyl-transferring), homodimeric type, producing the protein MPGSADHLSDGPILNGIPTHLPDIDAEETAEWLDSIDALIDDSGRERARYVMLRLLERARMKNVGVPSLTTTDYVNTIRPADEPWYPGDEEVERRYRAWIRWNAAIQVHRAQRPGVGVGGHISSYASAATLYEVGFNHFWRGKDHPGGGDQIFFQGHASPGMYARAFLEGRISEEQMDGFRQEAAQLAGQGQTGMPSYPHPRLMPDFWEFPTVSMGIGPMNAIYQAQFNKYLHNRGIKDTSQQHVWAFLGDGEMDEPESRGLLQTAAFEELDNLTFVVNCNLQRLDGPVRGNGKIIQELEAQFRGAGWNVIKVVWGRGWDPLLAADRDGALVNLMNQTPDGDYQTFRANDGAYVRENFFNRDPRTRKLVEDWSDADVWWKLKRGGHDYNKVYAAYRAAMHHTGQPTVILAKTIKGYGLGTHFAGRNATHQMKKLTLDDLKGLRDGLKIPITDEQLEANPYLPPYYHPGEDDEAIQYMRERRGKLGGGLPSRRVEYTAPQLPGDDKYSQMAKGSGKQEIATTMAWVRLLKDLMREKGFGDRIVPIIPDEARTFGMDSFFPTKKIYNPHGQNYTSVDADLMLAYRESEQGQIVHTGINEAGSVAAFTAAATSYATHGEPMIPVYIFYSMFGFQRTGDSIWAAADQMSRGFLLGATAGRTTLTGEGLQHADGHSQLLAATNPAVVSWDPAYGFEIAHIMRQGLETMYGGDAPQSDARRNVIYYLTLYNEPIVQPQQPEDLDVDGLLKGIYRYSAGDASGLGDTPPRCQLLASGVGMAWALEAQQLLRDDWGVVADVWSVTSWSELRREAMACDEQRFLHPDQERRTPFVTQQLEGTVGPVVAVSDYMKQVQDQIRPWIPEEFSALGTDGFGFSDTRAAARRYFHVDGPSMAVRALQMLADRGWVAEDVPGKAAEKYRLLDVSAGTSGNAGGDA; encoded by the coding sequence GTGCCCGGCTCAGCGGATCACCTCAGCGACGGCCCCATCCTCAACGGCATCCCCACCCACCTGCCGGACATCGACGCGGAGGAGACAGCCGAGTGGCTGGACTCCATCGACGCGCTGATCGACGACTCGGGCCGCGAGCGCGCCCGCTACGTCATGCTGCGCCTGCTCGAGCGCGCTCGCATGAAGAACGTCGGGGTCCCGTCGCTGACGACGACCGACTACGTCAACACCATCCGCCCGGCGGACGAGCCGTGGTACCCCGGTGACGAGGAGGTCGAGCGCCGCTACCGCGCGTGGATCCGCTGGAATGCCGCGATCCAGGTCCACCGCGCCCAGCGCCCCGGCGTCGGGGTCGGCGGCCACATCTCCTCCTACGCCTCCGCGGCGACCCTCTACGAGGTCGGCTTCAACCACTTCTGGCGGGGCAAGGACCACCCGGGTGGCGGCGACCAGATCTTCTTCCAGGGCCACGCCTCCCCTGGCATGTACGCCCGCGCCTTCCTCGAGGGCCGCATCAGCGAGGAGCAGATGGACGGCTTCCGCCAGGAGGCCGCCCAGCTCGCCGGGCAGGGCCAGACCGGGATGCCCTCCTACCCGCACCCGCGCCTGATGCCGGACTTCTGGGAGTTCCCTACGGTCTCGATGGGCATCGGCCCGATGAACGCGATCTACCAGGCGCAGTTCAACAAGTACCTGCACAACCGCGGCATCAAGGACACCTCCCAGCAGCACGTGTGGGCCTTCCTCGGCGACGGCGAGATGGACGAGCCGGAGAGCCGTGGCCTGCTGCAGACGGCCGCCTTCGAGGAGCTCGACAACCTCACCTTCGTCGTCAACTGCAACCTCCAGCGTCTCGACGGGCCGGTCCGCGGCAACGGCAAGATCATCCAGGAGCTCGAGGCGCAGTTCCGCGGCGCCGGGTGGAATGTCATCAAGGTCGTCTGGGGCCGCGGCTGGGACCCGCTGCTCGCCGCCGACCGCGACGGCGCGCTGGTCAACCTCATGAACCAGACGCCCGACGGCGACTACCAGACCTTCCGCGCCAACGACGGCGCCTACGTGCGGGAGAACTTCTTCAACCGCGACCCGCGCACCCGCAAGCTCGTCGAGGACTGGTCCGACGCCGACGTGTGGTGGAAGCTCAAGCGCGGTGGCCACGACTACAACAAGGTCTACGCCGCCTACCGCGCCGCGATGCACCACACCGGTCAGCCGACGGTCATCCTCGCGAAGACGATCAAGGGCTACGGCCTGGGCACGCACTTCGCCGGGCGCAATGCGACCCACCAGATGAAGAAGCTCACCCTCGACGACCTCAAGGGGCTGCGCGACGGGCTGAAGATCCCGATCACCGACGAGCAGCTCGAGGCCAACCCCTACCTGCCGCCCTACTACCACCCCGGTGAGGACGACGAGGCGATCCAGTACATGCGCGAGCGCCGCGGCAAGCTCGGCGGCGGGCTGCCCTCGCGGCGGGTCGAGTACACGGCACCGCAGCTGCCGGGCGACGACAAGTACAGCCAGATGGCCAAGGGCTCGGGCAAGCAGGAGATCGCCACGACGATGGCCTGGGTCCGCCTGCTCAAGGACCTCATGCGCGAGAAGGGCTTCGGCGACCGGATCGTGCCGATCATCCCCGACGAGGCGCGCACCTTCGGCATGGACTCCTTCTTCCCGACGAAGAAGATCTACAACCCGCACGGGCAGAACTACACCTCGGTCGACGCCGACCTCATGCTCGCCTACCGCGAGTCCGAGCAGGGCCAGATCGTCCACACCGGCATCAACGAGGCCGGCTCGGTCGCGGCCTTCACCGCCGCGGCGACGAGCTATGCCACGCACGGCGAGCCGATGATCCCGGTCTACATCTTCTACTCGATGTTCGGCTTCCAGCGCACCGGCGACAGCATCTGGGCGGCCGCCGACCAGATGTCCCGAGGCTTCCTCCTCGGCGCCACGGCCGGGCGCACGACCCTCACCGGCGAGGGGCTGCAGCACGCCGACGGCCACTCGCAGCTGCTCGCCGCGACCAACCCCGCGGTCGTCTCCTGGGACCCGGCCTACGGCTTCGAGATCGCGCACATCATGCGTCAGGGCCTGGAGACGATGTACGGCGGCGACGCCCCGCAGTCGGACGCCCGTCGCAACGTCATCTACTACCTCACGCTCTACAACGAGCCGATCGTCCAGCCGCAGCAGCCCGAGGACCTCGACGTCGACGGCCTGCTCAAGGGCATCTACCGCTACTCCGCCGGTGACGCCTCCGGCCTCGGCGACACCCCGCCGCGCTGCCAGCTGCTCGCCAGCGGCGTGGGCATGGCGTGGGCGCTCGAGGCGCAGCAGCTGCTGCGGGACGACTGGGGCGTCGTCGCCGACGTGTGGTCGGTGACGAGCTGGAGCGAGCTGCGCCGCGAGGCGATGGCGTGCGACGAGCAGCGCTTCCTGCACCCCGACCAGGAGCGGCGGACCCCCTTCGTCACCCAGCAGCTCGAGGGGACGGTCGGCCCGGTCGTCGCCGTCTCCGACTACATGAAGCAGGTCCAGGACCAGATCCGGCCGTGGATCCCCGAGGAGTTCTCGGCCCTGGGCACCGACGGCTTCGGCTTCTCCGACACCCGGGCCGCGGCGCGACGCTACTTCCACGTCGACGGCCCGTCGATGGCCGTGCGAGCCCTGCAGATGCTCGCCGACCGCGGCTGGGTCGCCGAGGACGTCCCCGGCAAGGCCGCCGAGAAGTACCGCCTGCTCGACGTCAGCGCCGGCACCTCCGGCAACGCGGGCGGCGACGCCTGA
- a CDS encoding MOSC domain-containing protein, with protein sequence MGTPFVRSVSSDELHRFSKQPRAAIELVAGLGVRGDAHAGTLVQHRSRVRRDPNQPNLRQVHLIQADLLEEARAAGHDIGPGSLGENVLTDGVDLLALPEGTRLHLGEAVVRLTGLRNPCRQIDEHSHGLLKVVVRRVDGVATRTDSQVELGPTGGVQALDGVGIERRAGVMSVVEVGGSVRPGDPIEVVLPPEPHTPLVPV encoded by the coding sequence GTGGGCACCCCCTTCGTCAGGTCCGTGAGCAGCGACGAGCTGCACCGCTTCAGCAAGCAACCGCGCGCGGCCATCGAGCTCGTCGCCGGCCTTGGCGTGCGCGGTGATGCCCACGCCGGGACCCTCGTGCAGCACCGGTCCCGGGTGCGGCGCGACCCCAACCAGCCCAACCTGCGCCAGGTCCACCTCATCCAGGCCGACCTCCTCGAGGAGGCCCGAGCGGCCGGGCACGACATCGGCCCGGGCTCTCTCGGCGAGAACGTGCTCACCGACGGAGTCGACCTGCTCGCCCTGCCCGAGGGCACCCGCCTGCACCTGGGTGAGGCCGTCGTGCGGCTCACCGGGCTGCGCAACCCCTGCCGGCAGATCGACGAGCACTCGCACGGGCTGCTCAAGGTCGTCGTCCGGCGCGTCGACGGCGTGGCCACCCGCACCGACTCGCAGGTCGAGCTGGGCCCCACGGGCGGCGTGCAGGCCCTCGACGGCGTCGGCATCGAGCGGCGGGCCGGCGTGATGTCGGTCGTCGAGGTCGGCGGCAGCGTGCGCCCGGGCGACCCGATCGAGGTCGTGCTGCCGCCCGAGCCGCACACCCCGCTCGTCCCCGTCTGA
- a CDS encoding glycerophosphodiester phosphodiesterase family protein: protein MHPTKIATGLLAAAALVAPLATSTAATAAPDAQVQAASGNPGYREKNMADPLVLAHRGASGYRPEHTLAAYDLAVEQGADYIEPDLVMTKDGVLVDRHEPEISGTTDVADHPEFADRRTTKNLDGTQVTGWFVDDFTLAELKTLRAKERLGDMRPESRGYDGQFEVPTFEEVLAKRETLSRKTGRVIGIIPEIKHSTYLHDEGFDPEAEVARLVTTYHLNHPKAPLWVQSFELTALKDLRDEHGYKGKSTFLTTVKGGPYDLHEQGTTYAELTTASSMQDLSQWIDGFGPEKNAVIARNSDGSLGEPTSFVEDAHAAGLKVTPWTFRAENTFLPTDYRIGTDPAAHGRMADEVTRFYEVGIDGAFCDQPDICVEAREDFLADN from the coding sequence ATGCACCCCACGAAGATCGCCACCGGACTCCTGGCTGCCGCCGCGCTCGTCGCGCCGCTGGCCACCTCGACCGCCGCCACCGCGGCCCCTGACGCCCAGGTCCAGGCCGCGTCGGGCAACCCCGGCTACCGGGAGAAGAACATGGCCGACCCGCTCGTCCTCGCCCACCGCGGCGCCTCGGGTTACCGCCCCGAGCACACCCTCGCCGCCTACGACCTGGCCGTCGAGCAGGGCGCCGACTACATCGAGCCCGACCTCGTCATGACCAAGGACGGCGTCCTCGTCGACCGCCACGAGCCGGAGATCTCGGGCACCACCGATGTCGCCGACCACCCGGAGTTCGCCGACCGCAGGACGACGAAGAACCTCGACGGCACGCAGGTCACCGGCTGGTTCGTCGACGACTTCACCCTCGCCGAGCTGAAGACGCTGCGCGCCAAGGAGCGCCTGGGTGACATGCGTCCGGAGTCCCGGGGCTATGACGGCCAGTTCGAGGTGCCGACCTTCGAGGAGGTCCTGGCCAAGCGAGAGACCCTCTCTCGCAAGACCGGTCGCGTCATCGGCATCATCCCGGAGATCAAGCACTCGACCTACCTCCACGACGAGGGCTTCGACCCCGAGGCCGAGGTCGCCCGTCTGGTGACGACGTACCACCTCAACCACCCCAAGGCCCCGCTGTGGGTCCAGTCCTTCGAGCTCACCGCGCTCAAGGACCTGCGCGACGAGCACGGCTACAAGGGCAAGAGCACCTTCCTCACGACGGTCAAGGGCGGCCCCTACGACCTGCACGAGCAGGGCACGACCTATGCCGAGCTGACCACCGCTTCGTCGATGCAGGACCTGTCGCAGTGGATCGACGGCTTCGGCCCGGAGAAGAACGCAGTCATCGCCCGCAACTCCGACGGCAGCCTGGGTGAGCCGACGAGCTTCGTCGAGGACGCCCACGCCGCGGGGCTGAAGGTCACGCCGTGGACCTTCCGCGCCGAGAACACCTTCCTCCCGACGGACTACCGGATCGGCACCGACCCGGCCGCCCACGGTCGGATGGCCGACGAGGTCACCCGCTTCTACGAGGTCGGCATCGACGGCGCCTTCTGCGACCAGCCCGACATCTGCGTCGAGGCCCGCGAGGACTTCCTCGCCGACAACTGA
- the argG gene encoding argininosuccinate synthase — translation MSKVLTSLPVGERVGIAFSGGLDTSVAVAWMREKGAVPCTYTADLGQYDEDDIESIPGRAGQYGSELSRLVDCKGPLVEEGLSAIACGAFHIRSGGRTYFNTTPLGRAVTGTLLVRAMKEDGVSIWGDGSTFKGNDIERFYRYGLMANPGLRIYKPWLDADFVTELGGRQEMSEWLTERGLPYRDSAEKAYSTDANIWGATHEAKTLEHLDVSLETVEPIMGVRFWDPQVAIEAEDVTVRFERGRPVAINGDDFGGDAVALVMAANTIGGRHGLGMSDQIENRIIEAKSRGIYEGPAMALLHLTYERLLNAIHNEDTIASYHAEGRRLGRLLYEGRWFDPQALMLRESLQRWVASVVTGEVTVRLRRGEDWTIVNTVGEHFSYHPDKLSMERTDNAAFGPVDRIGQLTMRNLDIADSRSKLEVYAAQDQLSGGYLEIMGELEAGGGDQIASNPAAANVDDEDDALDRAAMEFGTD, via the coding sequence GTGTCCAAGGTACTGACTTCCCTCCCTGTTGGTGAACGTGTCGGCATCGCCTTCTCCGGCGGTCTCGACACCTCGGTGGCCGTCGCGTGGATGCGCGAGAAGGGGGCGGTGCCGTGCACGTACACCGCCGACCTCGGCCAGTACGACGAGGACGACATCGAGTCGATCCCCGGTCGCGCCGGCCAGTACGGCTCCGAGCTCTCCCGCCTCGTCGACTGCAAGGGCCCGCTCGTCGAGGAGGGCCTGTCCGCGATCGCGTGCGGCGCCTTCCACATCCGCAGCGGCGGGCGCACCTACTTCAACACCACCCCGCTCGGCCGCGCCGTCACCGGCACGCTGCTCGTGCGGGCGATGAAGGAGGACGGCGTCTCCATCTGGGGCGACGGCTCGACCTTCAAGGGCAACGACATCGAGCGCTTCTACCGCTACGGCCTCATGGCCAACCCCGGCCTGCGCATCTACAAGCCGTGGCTCGACGCCGACTTCGTCACCGAGCTCGGCGGCCGCCAGGAGATGTCCGAGTGGCTCACCGAGCGCGGCCTGCCCTATCGCGACAGCGCGGAGAAGGCATACTCCACCGACGCCAACATCTGGGGCGCCACCCACGAGGCGAAGACCCTCGAGCACCTCGACGTCTCGCTCGAGACGGTCGAGCCGATCATGGGCGTGCGCTTCTGGGACCCGCAGGTCGCCATCGAGGCCGAGGACGTCACCGTGCGCTTCGAGCGCGGCCGCCCGGTCGCGATCAACGGTGACGACTTCGGCGGCGACGCCGTCGCCCTGGTCATGGCCGCCAACACCATCGGCGGTCGCCACGGCCTGGGCATGTCGGACCAGATCGAGAACCGCATCATCGAGGCGAAGTCCCGCGGCATCTACGAGGGCCCGGCGATGGCTCTGCTGCACCTCACCTACGAGCGCCTGCTCAACGCGATCCACAACGAGGACACCATCGCGAGCTATCACGCCGAGGGCCGCCGCCTCGGCCGGCTGCTCTACGAGGGCCGCTGGTTCGACCCGCAGGCGCTCATGCTGCGCGAGTCGCTGCAGCGCTGGGTCGCCTCCGTCGTCACCGGCGAGGTCACCGTGCGCCTGCGCCGCGGCGAGGACTGGACGATCGTCAACACCGTGGGCGAGCACTTCAGCTACCACCCCGACAAGCTGTCGATGGAGCGCACCGACAATGCCGCCTTCGGCCCGGTCGACCGCATCGGCCAGCTGACGATGCGCAACCTCGACATCGCCGACAGCCGCAGCAAGCTCGAGGTCTACGCCGCGCAGGACCAGCTCTCCGGTGGCTACCTCGAGATCATGGGCGAGCTCGAGGCCGGCGGTGGCGACCAGATCGCCTCCAACCCGGCCGCGGCCAACGTCGACGACGAGGACGACGCCCTCGACCGCGCGGCCATGGAGTTCGGCACCGACTGA
- a CDS encoding CdaR family transcriptional regulator yields the protein MSRRGLVSLTTRRQVRRRGGDLARAATQRLEATHDWYATLSAQERSWVALVAQAGIANFIEWLDGTERADTRTTFGAAPRELTRTISLAQTLELARSVVDVVEEHVDELAKPADVTDLRIAVLRYSREIAFGAAQVYAHAAEQRGAWDARLESLVIDAVMRGEVDESIRTRAAALGWGDVTDVVVLVGGSPRSDEDDDDPTAAVAEVHRTAQRLDLPVLAGVQGSRLVAVVGSVSDPAATAADFAGCFADGDLVHGPLVTDLTEGAVSAHAAVAGHVAAPGWPGRPRPVAADDLLGERAVAGDDLAHAALVEQVHHRLAEHPSLLETARTHLDSPGLEATSRALIVHVNTVRYRLGRISEVTGYDLTDPHEAFTVRVALTLGAILEEPSNSDG from the coding sequence GTGTCGCGCCGTGGCCTCGTCTCCCTGACCACCCGTCGGCAGGTCCGTCGCAGGGGCGGCGACCTGGCCCGGGCGGCGACCCAGCGGCTCGAGGCGACGCACGACTGGTACGCCACGCTCAGCGCCCAGGAGCGCTCCTGGGTGGCGCTCGTCGCGCAGGCCGGGATCGCCAACTTCATCGAGTGGCTCGACGGCACCGAGCGGGCCGACACCCGCACGACCTTCGGCGCCGCACCACGGGAGCTGACGCGCACGATCAGCCTCGCCCAGACCCTCGAGCTCGCCCGCTCCGTGGTCGACGTCGTCGAGGAGCACGTCGACGAGCTCGCCAAGCCTGCTGACGTCACCGACCTGCGCATCGCGGTGCTGCGCTACTCGCGCGAGATCGCCTTCGGCGCCGCCCAGGTCTACGCCCATGCTGCCGAGCAGCGAGGGGCCTGGGATGCCCGCCTCGAGTCCCTCGTCATCGACGCGGTCATGCGCGGCGAGGTCGACGAGTCGATCCGCACGAGGGCAGCGGCGCTGGGGTGGGGTGATGTCACCGACGTCGTTGTCCTCGTAGGCGGCTCGCCCCGCAGCGACGAGGATGACGACGACCCGACCGCCGCCGTGGCCGAGGTGCACCGCACGGCACAGCGTCTCGACCTGCCGGTGCTCGCCGGCGTGCAGGGCAGCCGCCTCGTCGCAGTCGTCGGCTCCGTCAGCGACCCGGCCGCCACGGCCGCCGACTTCGCCGGCTGCTTCGCCGACGGCGATCTCGTCCACGGCCCCCTCGTCACCGACCTCACCGAAGGTGCCGTCTCGGCCCACGCCGCCGTCGCCGGGCACGTCGCCGCCCCGGGCTGGCCCGGCCGACCCCGACCGGTCGCCGCGGACGACCTCCTCGGGGAGCGAGCCGTCGCCGGCGACGACCTCGCCCACGCCGCCCTCGTCGAGCAGGTGCACCACCGGCTCGCCGAGCACCCGAGCCTGCTCGAGACCGCACGCACCCACCTCGACTCCCCCGGTCTCGAGGCGACCTCCCGCGCCCTCATCGTCCACGTCAACACGGTGCGCTACCGCCTCGGCCGGATCAGCGAGGTCACCGGCTACGACCTCACCGACCCGCACGAGGCCTTCACCGTGCGTGTCGCCCTGACCCTCGGCGCCATTTTGGAGGAACCCTCCAACTCCGACGGGTGA
- a CDS encoding acyltransferase domain-containing protein has product MLAITCPGQGSQTPGFLSPWLELPGVADRLHWLSAVAGIDLATHGTTSDEETIKDTAVAQPLIVAAGLLSLLALFEHPADGFRVVGAGAGHSVGEITAASAAGVISAEQAMVLVRERGRGMAAAAQATPTGMSAVLGGDPDEVLTVLEQHGLTPANVNGAGQVVAAGTMEQLAALAEAPPAKARVMPLKVAGAFHTEHMSPAVAEMGRLARAVSTHDARVPLVSNVDGAVIHSGREVLSRIVSQVSNPVRWDLCMETLKDLGVTGVIEIPPAGALTGLAKRGLKGVEVLALKTPDDLEAAHRMVREHGSARSASQPTWRLVTAPVKGTVEVGSSAPGAAVTPGDVVARISSLRDTLEVRADHGGTVVEWLVEDGDPVSPGQPLLRLHPEGSIA; this is encoded by the coding sequence GTGCTCGCCATCACCTGCCCCGGTCAGGGCTCCCAGACGCCCGGCTTCCTCTCTCCATGGCTCGAGCTGCCCGGCGTGGCCGACCGCCTGCACTGGCTGTCCGCCGTCGCCGGCATCGACCTCGCCACCCACGGCACGACGAGCGACGAGGAGACGATCAAGGACACGGCGGTCGCGCAGCCGCTCATCGTCGCCGCGGGCCTGCTGTCGCTGCTGGCGCTCTTCGAGCACCCGGCCGACGGCTTCCGCGTCGTCGGCGCCGGTGCCGGCCACAGCGTCGGTGAGATCACCGCGGCCTCGGCTGCCGGCGTCATCTCCGCCGAGCAGGCCATGGTCCTCGTCCGCGAGCGCGGTCGCGGCATGGCCGCCGCGGCACAGGCCACCCCCACCGGCATGAGCGCCGTCCTCGGTGGCGACCCCGACGAGGTGCTCACCGTCCTCGAGCAGCACGGCCTCACCCCGGCCAACGTCAACGGCGCCGGTCAGGTCGTGGCCGCCGGCACGATGGAGCAGCTCGCGGCCCTGGCCGAGGCCCCGCCGGCCAAGGCGCGGGTCATGCCCCTCAAGGTTGCCGGCGCCTTCCACACGGAGCACATGTCCCCCGCCGTCGCCGAGATGGGCCGCCTCGCCCGAGCCGTCTCGACCCACGACGCCCGGGTCCCGCTCGTCTCCAACGTCGACGGTGCCGTCATCCACTCCGGCCGCGAGGTGCTCTCGCGCATCGTCAGCCAGGTGAGCAACCCGGTGCGCTGGGACCTGTGCATGGAGACGCTCAAGGACCTCGGCGTCACCGGCGTCATCGAGATCCCTCCGGCCGGTGCCCTCACCGGTCTGGCCAAGCGCGGCCTCAAGGGTGTCGAGGTGCTCGCCCTCAAGACGCCCGACGACCTCGAGGCCGCCCACCGCATGGTGCGCGAGCACGGCTCGGCGCGGTCGGCCTCCCAGCCGACCTGGCGCCTGGTCACCGCGCCGGTCAAGGGCACCGTCGAGGTCGGCTCGAGCGCTCCCGGCGCGGCCGTCACCCCGGGCGACGTCGTCGCCCGCATCTCCTCCCTTCGCGACACGCTCGAGGTGCGGGCCGACCACGGCGGCACCGTCGTCGAGTGGCTCGTCGAGGACGGCGACCCGGTCTCCCCCGGCCAGCCCCTGCTGCGCCTGCACCCCGAGGGGTCGATCGCGTGA
- a CDS encoding beta-ketoacyl-ACP synthase III, translating to MSASTLGVPDVLHHARITGIGAYRPERVVPNSEIIEAIDSSDEWIRERSGIASRHKAAEDESVVDMAEHASRAALDYAGLGADQVDAVLVATVTHPYQTPAAAPILAARLGSGAAAFDISAACAGYCHAISVANDMVRVGTAEHVLVVGVEKLLDFTDPQDRGSAFIFGDGAGAAVVSRSETPGIGPTVWGSDGDKHRFITQRDAWTELRDDRDLRWPAIIMEGPSVFRWAVWSMAKEAQRALDVAGVRADELAAFIPHQANVRIIDQMAKTLGLPADLPIARDIVTTANTSAASVPLAMERMLREGEVEPGGLALQIGFGAGLVWAAQVVTLP from the coding sequence GTGAGCGCCTCGACCCTGGGCGTCCCCGACGTCCTGCACCACGCGCGCATCACGGGCATCGGCGCCTACCGCCCCGAGCGGGTCGTCCCCAACAGCGAGATCATCGAGGCGATCGACTCCTCCGACGAGTGGATCCGCGAGCGCTCCGGCATCGCCTCGCGCCACAAGGCGGCCGAGGACGAGAGCGTCGTCGACATGGCCGAGCACGCCTCGCGCGCGGCCCTCGACTACGCCGGCCTGGGCGCCGACCAGGTCGACGCCGTGCTCGTCGCCACGGTGACCCACCCCTACCAGACGCCCGCCGCCGCCCCGATCCTCGCGGCCCGGCTCGGCTCCGGCGCAGCGGCCTTCGACATCTCCGCCGCGTGTGCGGGCTACTGCCACGCGATCTCCGTGGCCAACGACATGGTCCGTGTCGGCACCGCCGAGCACGTCCTCGTCGTCGGGGTCGAGAAGCTGCTCGACTTCACCGACCCGCAGGACCGCGGCTCCGCCTTCATCTTCGGCGACGGCGCCGGTGCCGCTGTCGTCTCCCGCAGCGAGACCCCGGGCATCGGCCCGACCGTGTGGGGCAGCGACGGCGACAAGCACCGCTTCATCACGCAGCGCGATGCCTGGACCGAGCTGCGGGACGACCGGGACCTGCGCTGGCCGGCGATCATCATGGAGGGTCCGAGCGTCTTCCGCTGGGCCGTGTGGTCGATGGCCAAGGAGGCCCAGCGAGCGCTCGACGTCGCCGGGGTCCGCGCCGACGAGCTCGCCGCCTTCATCCCCCACCAGGCCAACGTGCGGATCATCGACCAGATGGCCAAGACCCTGGGTCTGCCGGCCGACCTGCCGATCGCCCGCGACATCGTCACCACGGCCAACACCTCCGCGGCCTCGGTCCCCCTCGCGATGGAGCGCATGCTCCGCGAAGGCGAGGTCGAGCCCGGCGGTCTGGCGCTCCAGATCGGCTTCGGTGCCGGTCTCGTCTGGGCCGCGCAGGTCGTGACCCTCCCCTAG
- a CDS encoding acyl carrier protein: MAFSDQEILDGLAEIVSEETGVDASEVTADKTFTDDLDVDSLSMMTIAVTAEEKFGAKIPDEEVKNLKTVGDAVNFIKANQPA; this comes from the coding sequence ATGGCATTCAGCGACCAGGAGATCCTCGACGGCCTCGCCGAGATCGTCTCGGAGGAGACCGGTGTCGACGCGTCCGAGGTGACCGCCGACAAGACCTTCACGGACGACCTCGACGTCGACTCGCTGTCGATGATGACGATCGCCGTCACCGCCGAGGAGAAGTTCGGGGCCAAGATCCCCGACGAGGAGGTCAAGAACCTCAAGACCGTCGGCGACGCCGTCAACTTCATCAAGGCCAACCAGCCGGCCTGA